A single window of Pontiella agarivorans DNA harbors:
- a CDS encoding class I SAM-dependent methyltransferase: MTKKKKKNKTFPDIHWLYEASVQNVDTDLDFGVRIYRKHWKRKPLTIREDFCGTAKLAARWAQRNKLHEAWGIDFHQPTLDWGVKYNVSDLTEKQRKRLHLIHGNVLEETTPKVDMAFALNFSFCVFKKRDVLRDYFKKVCKCLNKEGLFVLDIYGGTEAIMEKEDDVREIPGLTTPDGLEIPDFEYIWDQAYYNPINHDTTCHIHFNVPGYGRIEKAFTYKWRLWTLMELQEILKEAGFSTAEVYLHDFDDDGESDEIYRLRKTYENVQGWVAYVVGVK, encoded by the coding sequence ATGACAAAGAAAAAAAAGAAGAACAAAACATTTCCAGATATTCACTGGCTCTATGAAGCCTCCGTTCAGAATGTGGATACCGATCTTGATTTCGGCGTTCGGATCTATCGCAAACACTGGAAACGCAAACCGCTAACCATACGTGAAGATTTTTGCGGAACCGCCAAACTGGCTGCCCGCTGGGCACAACGCAACAAACTGCATGAAGCCTGGGGCATCGACTTCCATCAACCGACGCTCGACTGGGGCGTGAAATACAACGTTTCCGACCTGACAGAAAAACAACGCAAACGACTGCATTTAATTCATGGCAATGTGCTGGAAGAAACCACGCCGAAAGTGGATATGGCATTTGCCCTGAATTTTTCCTTCTGCGTCTTTAAAAAGCGGGACGTGCTGCGCGACTATTTCAAAAAAGTCTGCAAATGTCTGAACAAAGAAGGGCTCTTTGTACTGGATATTTACGGCGGCACTGAAGCCATCATGGAAAAAGAAGATGACGTCCGCGAGATCCCCGGTCTGACCACCCCCGACGGACTGGAAATTCCGGACTTTGAATACATCTGGGATCAGGCCTATTACAACCCGATTAACCACGACACCACCTGCCACATTCATTTTAATGTTCCAGGCTATGGAAGAATTGAAAAAGCCTTCACGTATAAGTGGCGCCTCTGGACCCTTATGGAATTGCAGGAGATTCTCAAAGAGGCCGGCTTCTCCACAGCTGAAGTTTATCTGCATGACTTCGATGACGACGGCGAATCAGACGAAATCTACCGCCTCCGCAAAACCTACGAAAACGTCCAGGGCTGGGTGGCCTATGTGGTGGGTGTGAAATAA
- a CDS encoding NfeD family protein, with translation MEPITLYLTLLLVGFVLIGMEIFIPGGILGIFGSVAWIVAAVIGWRNFSEPWNMVSALGLLLFGIMTLIVWIRYFPKSRIGKSLSLQENQAEYKSPMEEKIEIGTEGEAVSTLRPSGIAVFNGKRIDVMADGEWIEAGQHIQVSSTSGGHVSVVKV, from the coding sequence ATGGAACCGATTACTCTATATTTGACCCTTCTGCTGGTCGGCTTTGTGCTGATCGGTATGGAGATTTTCATTCCCGGCGGCATCCTCGGCATCTTCGGATCCGTTGCATGGATTGTAGCCGCCGTTATCGGCTGGCGGAATTTTTCCGAACCCTGGAACATGGTGAGTGCACTCGGGCTGCTGCTCTTCGGCATCATGACCCTGATCGTCTGGATCCGCTATTTCCCGAAAAGCCGAATCGGAAAAAGTCTTTCGCTGCAGGAAAACCAAGCCGAGTATAAATCGCCGATGGAAGAAAAGATTGAAATCGGCACCGAAGGCGAAGCCGTTTCCACCCTGCGCCCGTCCGGCATTGCCGTCTTTAACGGAAAACGAATCGATGTCATGGCCGACGGCGAATGGATTGAAGCCGGCCAGCACATCCAAGTTTCCTCAACCTCCGGCGGCCATGTCTCCGTCGTGAAAGTGTAA
- a CDS encoding polymer-forming cytoskeletal protein: MPLKPFFSSLVLCAALQAQAAIPWISTNMYAVSLGTSVENEQWVYADQADVSGTFGNDLFIGTAAPLQLAGIYQGNVLAATLTAIEQTGSCERNLRIYSPTIKVDGGIAGNLLAAGNTIVLGTNAYIHGNAHIYGAMSIVQEGHIEGNVDVSAQTVTFAGTILGNVSVRAQDIVFAQGARIEGDFEYSAPKKLFLDGDVIGGSVSTPPEPELFDAGRLKKILISFVAAILVGIPFLTLFPMTTAMSTQLIKRSPGKCILVGLMASLGLPLFGLMSFSSLIGVPLGMLLLGSWAAMVYLSRILLALVIGNLILKKAQNSLGKVIGAVSAGLAVIYGTAVFPIIGIPVQIIVLLLGMGSFIIALIEKRRLILQVPSDLHKLQKLRDENYNPEENEK, translated from the coding sequence ATGCCATTAAAACCATTTTTCTCCTCTCTCGTGCTTTGCGCGGCCCTGCAGGCACAGGCCGCAATTCCATGGATCTCCACCAATATGTATGCCGTCAGTCTCGGCACTTCAGTCGAAAACGAACAGTGGGTTTATGCTGATCAGGCCGATGTGTCGGGTACTTTTGGAAATGATTTATTCATTGGAACCGCCGCCCCCCTGCAGCTCGCCGGCATCTATCAGGGCAACGTCCTCGCGGCCACACTTACCGCCATTGAACAGACCGGCAGCTGTGAACGAAACCTGCGTATCTATTCTCCGACCATCAAAGTCGATGGTGGAATTGCGGGCAATCTGCTGGCTGCCGGAAATACCATTGTCCTCGGCACCAATGCCTATATTCATGGAAATGCCCACATTTACGGGGCCATGAGCATCGTGCAGGAAGGGCATATTGAGGGCAATGTCGACGTATCGGCACAGACGGTCACCTTTGCCGGAACCATTCTCGGCAATGTCTCTGTTCGGGCACAGGATATCGTCTTTGCCCAAGGAGCCCGGATTGAAGGCGACTTTGAATACAGTGCACCCAAAAAACTGTTTCTCGACGGCGATGTGATTGGCGGCTCTGTGTCCACCCCGCCCGAACCGGAGCTGTTCGATGCCGGCCGGCTGAAAAAAATTCTGATCAGTTTTGTGGCGGCGATCCTTGTCGGCATTCCCTTCCTCACGCTGTTTCCAATGACCACCGCCATGTCGACACAGCTGATTAAACGGTCGCCGGGAAAATGTATTCTGGTAGGACTGATGGCCTCACTTGGGCTGCCCCTTTTCGGACTCATGAGTTTTTCATCACTCATCGGAGTTCCGCTCGGCATGCTCCTGCTCGGCTCGTGGGCCGCAATGGTATATCTTAGCCGCATTCTCCTCGCCCTGGTCATCGGGAACCTGATTCTCAAAAAAGCGCAGAACTCCCTCGGCAAAGTCATCGGCGCGGTTTCGGCCGGTCTGGCGGTGATTTATGGCACAGCCGTTTTTCCCATCATTGGAATTCCTGTACAGATCATCGTCTTGCTGCTGGGAATGGGATCCTTTATAATCGCTCTCATTGAAAAGCGGCGGCTGATTCTTCAGGTGCCGTCCGATTTACATAAACTTCAGAAGCTGAGAGACGAAAACTACAACCCCGAGGAGAATGAAAAATGA
- a CDS encoding FtsB family cell division protein — protein sequence MQQTEKYWNLINRIVLVAIIIMAGVGVVLAFTPKVRQMQEYQQTYDSLQQRIEITVDAEEELINKQRRFKTDPDFVEKVAHEVGYARTNETIFHFPEETGSY from the coding sequence ATGCAACAGACGGAAAAATACTGGAACCTGATCAACCGCATTGTACTGGTGGCCATCATCATTATGGCCGGCGTCGGTGTTGTGCTGGCCTTCACCCCCAAAGTCCGTCAAATGCAGGAATACCAGCAGACCTACGATTCCCTGCAACAGCGCATCGAGATCACCGTGGATGCCGAAGAGGAGCTGATCAATAAACAGCGGCGTTTCAAAACAGACCCCGATTTTGTTGAGAAAGTGGCGCACGAAGTCGGCTATGCCCGAACCAACGAAACCATCTTCCACTTTCCGGAGGAAACCGGCAGCTACTGA
- a CDS encoding inositol monophosphatase family protein, which translates to MKNPSLSDLLDVAVAAAKAAGSHAFNNKARRTETNEVFTHDVKLVLDVESQKQAEAVISKVFPEHGILGEEDATPNQLSDYEWIIDPIDGTMNFSHGLEYWCSSVAVRHKGKIVAGCVFAPEFDACYTAHRDDSARLNGEPIQVRQTSSLKKALILTGLSKEIEVDPELYFGRFQKLTLRTKKLRLTGAAALDLCRVADGSADGFFEGSIFLWDYAAATLIVEQAGGLTRIFNDTHPAGSATVVASNRHIFDDLKSIYTQPC; encoded by the coding sequence ATGAAAAATCCATCCTTATCCGACCTTCTCGACGTTGCCGTCGCGGCAGCCAAAGCGGCGGGCAGCCATGCATTCAACAATAAAGCCCGGCGCACAGAAACGAACGAAGTTTTTACTCACGATGTCAAGCTGGTGCTTGACGTTGAAAGTCAGAAACAAGCCGAAGCCGTCATCTCGAAAGTCTTTCCGGAACACGGCATTCTCGGCGAGGAAGATGCCACTCCGAATCAGCTGAGTGATTACGAGTGGATCATTGACCCCATCGACGGAACCATGAATTTTTCACACGGCCTGGAATACTGGTGTTCGTCGGTGGCTGTTCGGCATAAAGGGAAAATCGTTGCCGGCTGTGTTTTTGCTCCGGAGTTCGATGCCTGCTATACCGCACATCGCGACGATTCTGCCCGGCTGAATGGAGAACCGATTCAGGTGCGCCAAACCTCTTCCCTGAAAAAAGCACTGATCCTGACCGGACTTTCGAAAGAAATTGAAGTGGACCCGGAACTCTATTTCGGTCGTTTTCAAAAGCTGACGTTGCGCACAAAGAAACTGCGTTTGACCGGTGCTGCCGCACTGGATCTCTGCCGCGTCGCGGACGGCAGCGCCGATGGTTTTTTTGAGGGCAGTATTTTTCTGTGGGATTATGCCGCCGCAACACTGATCGTTGAGCAGGCCGGAGGGCTTACCCGAATTTTCAACGATACTCATCCTGCAGGGTCAGCCACGGTGGTCGCTTCGAACCGGCATATCTTTGATGACCTTAAATCCATTTACACCCAGCCCTGTTAA
- a CDS encoding C39 family peptidase codes for MAAAVFVSGSYGRTWTSTQGKKVVADVRKVNSDRTVELVTGRGKSFSVPFSTFSEADVRYLENLLAEKNSDSLHPVSWEKMNRLFDLPIWQDTNLWDDPTAAVGKRLELKKESKTSFMENYRSYPQGQASIIDQPVYALALYGDTDFANSLSMFFLNLGDIPPNTNTEKLIEQIEECGEYMEMQLERLLGSPERDSIGTGDLREKVWRWDWNGHAILLSIQKDKYTAIRIMPLDQAEKGGKTARLSDAELKQRMSSCVERRANGDVIITNIPMIDQGPKGYCSPATWERYLRFVDIPADMYLLALAANTGIGGGTYSENIIKATSNIISSYGRKLGKVGETPTVDKISLYIDKGLPVMWTFLSTPQFQREATLNTAKRNGWKVEQKYNNSGQNEDTSVSGHICLIIGYNETTGEIAISDSWGPAYTERWVAAKAMRGLSYGTMNIIKW; via the coding sequence ATGGCTGCCGCAGTGTTTGTTTCGGGCTCGTATGGGCGGACCTGGACAAGCACGCAGGGCAAGAAGGTTGTCGCCGATGTGCGCAAAGTAAATTCCGACAGAACCGTGGAGCTTGTTACCGGCCGCGGCAAATCATTTTCCGTCCCCTTCTCTACTTTTTCCGAAGCCGATGTCCGATATCTGGAAAACCTGCTGGCCGAAAAAAACAGCGACTCCCTGCACCCTGTTTCCTGGGAGAAAATGAACCGCCTTTTCGACCTGCCGATCTGGCAGGATACCAACCTCTGGGACGATCCGACTGCGGCGGTTGGAAAACGGCTGGAACTGAAAAAAGAATCGAAAACCAGTTTCATGGAAAACTACCGATCCTATCCACAGGGACAGGCCAGCATCATTGATCAGCCCGTCTATGCGCTGGCCCTTTATGGCGATACGGATTTTGCAAACAGCCTCTCTATGTTTTTTCTGAACCTCGGCGATATTCCCCCGAATACCAATACTGAAAAACTGATCGAACAGATTGAAGAGTGCGGAGAATATATGGAGATGCAGCTGGAACGTTTGCTGGGCAGCCCGGAACGCGATTCTATAGGCACCGGCGATTTGCGGGAAAAGGTTTGGCGGTGGGACTGGAACGGCCATGCCATTCTGCTTTCGATTCAAAAGGACAAATACACCGCCATACGCATTATGCCCCTTGACCAAGCCGAAAAAGGCGGAAAAACGGCACGCCTCTCCGATGCCGAATTAAAACAGCGCATGTCCTCCTGCGTGGAACGTCGTGCAAACGGCGATGTAATCATCACGAATATTCCAATGATTGACCAAGGCCCCAAAGGCTACTGCTCACCGGCAACGTGGGAACGCTATCTCCGCTTCGTCGACATCCCCGCCGATATGTATTTGCTGGCCCTTGCTGCCAACACCGGAATCGGAGGAGGAACCTATTCCGAAAACATTATCAAAGCCACCAGCAACATCATCTCTTCCTATGGAAGAAAACTCGGTAAAGTGGGTGAAACGCCTACCGTAGATAAAATCTCCTTGTATATTGATAAGGGACTGCCGGTCATGTGGACCTTTCTCAGCACCCCGCAATTCCAGCGCGAAGCCACCCTCAATACCGCAAAGCGTAACGGCTGGAAAGTTGAACAGAAGTACAATAATTCCGGGCAGAACGAAGACACCAGCGTCAGCGGACACATCTGTCTGATTATCGGCTATAATGAAACAACCGGGGAAATTGCCATCTCCGACAGCTGGGGTCCCGCATATACCGAACGCTGGGTAGCCGCCAAAGCGATGCGAGGACTTTCCTATGGCACCATGAACATCATCAAGTGGTAA
- the floA gene encoding flotillin-like protein FloA (flotillin-like protein involved in membrane lipid rafts) produces the protein MIYVILIPLILFLLVFFALAVSVINLWVRALFAEAPVRIRDLIGMKLRRVPPNQVVLTYISAVKAGLDIGTGMLEAHYLAGGSMQNVVRAMIAADKANIDLQFQQAAAIDLAGRNIVDAVQTSVNPKVINCPDSESTSGAMLDAVAKDGIRLLVKARVTVRTNLDRLVGGATESTIIARVGQGIVSAIGSMNSYKDVLENPDHISRKVLESGLDAQTAFEIVSIDIADVSVAGVGQIANVGAKLETDRADADKIMRQAEAEGRKAMAIAAEQEMRARVQEMQAKVIEAQAEVPLAMAEAFRKGNLGVMDFYRMQNISADTSMRESIAGSDDENENKS, from the coding sequence ATGATCTATGTGATTCTCATACCGCTGATTCTGTTCCTGCTGGTCTTTTTTGCACTGGCTGTTTCCGTCATCAACCTGTGGGTTCGTGCACTCTTCGCCGAAGCCCCGGTCCGCATCCGCGATCTGATCGGCATGAAACTGCGCCGTGTGCCGCCGAACCAGGTGGTCCTCACCTACATTTCCGCGGTCAAAGCCGGCCTGGATATCGGCACCGGCATGCTCGAAGCCCACTACCTTGCCGGCGGCTCCATGCAGAACGTCGTGCGCGCCATGATCGCCGCCGATAAAGCCAACATCGATCTTCAATTTCAGCAGGCAGCCGCCATCGACCTGGCCGGCCGTAACATTGTCGATGCCGTACAGACCTCCGTCAACCCGAAGGTCATCAACTGCCCCGACTCTGAATCCACCTCCGGCGCCATGCTCGACGCCGTCGCCAAAGACGGTATCCGCCTGCTCGTGAAAGCACGCGTTACTGTACGTACCAATCTCGACCGCCTCGTCGGCGGTGCCACGGAATCCACCATCATTGCCCGGGTCGGCCAGGGGATCGTCTCGGCCATCGGCTCAATGAATTCCTATAAAGATGTGCTCGAAAATCCCGACCACATCAGCCGCAAGGTGCTCGAATCCGGACTCGATGCCCAGACCGCCTTCGAAATTGTTTCGATCGATATCGCCGACGTATCTGTTGCCGGCGTCGGCCAGATTGCCAACGTCGGGGCAAAACTGGAAACCGACCGCGCCGATGCCGACAAGATTATGCGCCAGGCTGAGGCTGAAGGCCGCAAAGCGATGGCCATCGCCGCTGAGCAGGAAATGCGCGCCCGCGTACAGGAAATGCAGGCCAAAGTGATTGAAGCCCAGGCCGAAGTTCCGCTGGCCATGGCCGAAGCGTTCCGCAAGGGCAATCTCGGCGTCATGGATTTCTATCGTATGCAGAACATCTCGGCCGACACCTCCATGCGCGAATCCATTGCTGGAAGTGACGACGAAAACGAAAACAAATCCTAA
- a CDS encoding phospholipase D family protein, translating to MIGLALALLTGCSTIPERDLENAFTYQRLKRYEVHEVAPIESEFIDLASKAWKNKENGNPAQYISILELGDDALLARVHLIRAAKRSIDLQTFIWKDDATSRFVFDELVRAAERGVLVRMLIDAMVTPADSKQLARMARAHHNLEIALYKPMAETSYVGRIGFWKNLAFKSRRMNRRMHNKLLLIDGQVGISGGRNYQDRYFDRDTDFLFRDRDVVVAGPAVRDMQDSFELFWQDKDAVFLTQFPDVQKEFKSLPEQSGRLSDPADAGMFEEISRLADAYSISSHRNSLSVYEADRVSFVYDTPRKFRGRKERLSFDEYFEAVLLQSEERLVYQTPYLIYSRDQRRAFKALRKTNPKFRIIASSNSLASADHLPVYGVSFKHRKELYQKAGIDIYEAKPFPAAQREYVYDYDRILDRAIQKAGITDRSEIPHIERAGPILCIHSKSFVLDGRITLIGSHNFDPRSAKLNTECGVFIFDEEVSAVLEKRILEACEPSNAWTVSKGKHTPVISHFSGFVGTISTALPVFDVWPYRYTTNYELKDGCAVLGPRDPDFKNNYTDVGYFPEVESSVKVIQTRLAKGFLGWGRPFM from the coding sequence GTGATAGGGTTGGCCTTGGCGCTGCTGACCGGCTGTTCGACGATTCCTGAACGCGACCTGGAAAATGCATTCACGTATCAGCGTCTGAAGCGGTATGAGGTGCATGAAGTCGCACCCATTGAGTCTGAATTTATAGACCTTGCTTCCAAGGCCTGGAAAAACAAAGAGAACGGAAATCCGGCGCAGTACATCAGTATTCTTGAACTGGGCGACGATGCCTTGCTGGCGCGGGTCCACCTGATCCGTGCCGCGAAACGCTCGATTGACCTGCAGACGTTTATCTGGAAGGACGATGCCACCAGCCGATTTGTTTTTGATGAGCTGGTCCGCGCGGCCGAGCGCGGGGTGCTGGTCCGGATGCTGATCGATGCCATGGTTACTCCCGCGGATTCAAAGCAGCTGGCCCGAATGGCGCGGGCGCACCATAATCTTGAGATTGCACTCTATAAGCCCATGGCGGAAACGTCATATGTCGGCCGAATCGGCTTCTGGAAAAATCTGGCTTTCAAAAGCCGGCGCATGAACCGGCGCATGCACAACAAGCTGCTGCTGATCGATGGGCAGGTTGGTATTTCAGGCGGACGGAACTATCAGGACAGATATTTTGACCGCGATACGGATTTTCTTTTCCGCGATCGTGATGTGGTGGTGGCCGGTCCTGCGGTGAGGGATATGCAGGATTCCTTTGAGCTTTTCTGGCAGGATAAGGATGCCGTTTTTCTGACCCAGTTTCCTGATGTGCAGAAAGAATTTAAATCCCTCCCGGAGCAGTCAGGCCGGCTGTCCGATCCTGCTGATGCCGGGATGTTTGAAGAGATCAGCCGGCTGGCCGATGCCTATTCCATTTCCAGCCATCGGAACTCACTGAGTGTCTATGAAGCCGACCGGGTCAGTTTTGTCTACGACACTCCGCGCAAATTCCGGGGCAGAAAAGAGCGCCTGAGTTTTGATGAATATTTTGAGGCGGTTCTTTTGCAGAGTGAGGAGCGGTTGGTGTATCAGACGCCCTATCTCATCTACAGCCGTGATCAACGCCGTGCGTTTAAGGCCCTCCGTAAAACCAATCCGAAATTCCGTATCATCGCCTCCAGCAACAGTCTGGCGTCGGCCGATCACCTTCCGGTCTACGGAGTTTCGTTCAAGCACCGGAAAGAGCTCTATCAAAAAGCCGGGATCGATATTTACGAAGCCAAGCCTTTTCCCGCCGCGCAGCGTGAATATGTGTATGACTATGACCGGATTCTTGATCGGGCCATTCAGAAAGCCGGCATCACCGACCGCAGCGAAATTCCCCATATCGAGCGTGCAGGACCGATACTCTGTATTCACTCTAAATCGTTCGTGCTCGATGGTCGGATTACCCTGATCGGCTCGCATAATTTCGATCCGCGTTCGGCCAAGCTCAACACCGAATGCGGCGTATTTATTTTTGATGAAGAAGTTTCGGCTGTTCTCGAAAAAAGAATTCTCGAAGCATGTGAACCTTCCAATGCCTGGACCGTCAGTAAAGGCAAGCACACGCCGGTCATTTCACATTTCAGCGGTTTTGTCGGAACCATTTCAACGGCACTTCCGGTTTTTGATGTGTGGCCCTACCGCTATACAACCAATTATGAACTGAAAGACGGCTGCGCTGTCCTGGGACCGCGCGATCCGGATTTTAAGAACAATTATACCGATGTCGGCTATTTCCCCGAAGTGGAGAGTTCGGTTAAAGTCATTCAGACCCGACTTGCAAAAGGATTCCTCGGATGGGGTCGCCCATTCATGTAA
- a CDS encoding TatD family hydrolase, whose amino-acid sequence MKLFDAHNHIQDNRLFPDLEKVMKRAAEVGVVKMGIKGCCESDWPRVIDLSKTYDGIYPSFGLHPWFISERSEQWLRTLENLLMEYPEAAVGEIGIDHAVEERDDVEQEKVFFQQLELARTLERPVSIHCRRAWGRLIELLDDFGKLPCGMLIHCFGGSAEVATELVKRGGYISFSGSITRPNARKAGPAIRAVPDDRILIETDAPDILPTTATGHLNEPANVKLVLEKAAEFRGLPAETLAELTFRNAERFFGF is encoded by the coding sequence ATGAAACTATTTGATGCACATAATCACATTCAGGATAACCGGCTGTTTCCCGACCTTGAAAAAGTAATGAAACGGGCGGCTGAGGTCGGTGTTGTAAAGATGGGAATAAAGGGGTGTTGCGAGAGCGATTGGCCGCGGGTCATCGACCTCTCGAAAACCTATGACGGAATCTATCCTTCATTCGGTCTGCACCCGTGGTTCATCAGCGAACGTTCTGAACAGTGGCTGCGGACGCTGGAAAATCTGCTGATGGAATATCCTGAAGCCGCCGTCGGAGAAATCGGAATTGATCATGCCGTTGAAGAGCGCGACGACGTGGAGCAGGAAAAGGTATTTTTCCAGCAGTTGGAACTGGCGCGGACACTGGAACGCCCGGTTTCGATTCACTGCCGGCGGGCATGGGGGCGGCTGATCGAGTTGCTGGATGACTTCGGGAAGCTGCCGTGCGGGATGCTGATCCATTGTTTCGGCGGGTCGGCCGAAGTTGCGACAGAGCTGGTGAAACGCGGCGGTTATATTTCGTTTTCCGGTTCCATCACCCGTCCGAATGCCCGCAAGGCCGGCCCGGCCATACGCGCCGTGCCCGATGACCGTATTCTAATCGAAACCGATGCGCCGGATATTTTGCCGACCACGGCGACGGGGCATTTGAATGAACCGGCGAATGTGAAACTGGTTTTGGAAAAAGCCGCCGAGTTTCGCGGCCTTCCGGCGGAGACGCTGGCCGAATTAACCTTCCGAAATGCCGAGCGCTTCTTCGGGTTCTGA
- a CDS encoding RNA-binding domain-containing protein, which produces MLSRRFTRDLILVLIILSVAIAAPVAYFATQARRDISEQFIFDASNRAVERFRGMAQSMEATLGLMRDWGISGQLHLEKDDDLARFLFPVFTREKQLTGISVGTQSGESFSVWRDGNRFRSRHVHMSGGENNAEEKYWTSQAEILEESTATSTYDPRLRPWFTPALTSRKIQWTQPYKFHSTQRVGITASTSFLRKDDGEPVVLAFDMQLDKLFEDFSGLSPSDHSRIIIFRHDNQLYRPGGDSLEPGFMPMVDVEDSLIRKVHANWTGEEDLAGRVVSVLHDGAVWWCGFQPLEKESRNTWICVMIPEKDITGHAGRRMYRVIGVGILSLIIASGLAVWLVYRGHRSFEGAALFDPEHPESSLRQLIEQGENRAVEFKSTLRMNLHSKKPGKEIELAWIKGVAGFLNTDGGVLLLGVTDDGEITGLERDVFENEDKCRLHFKNLISKHIGADRSKYIRFLLVPIDGKTVGVVRCARAEEPVFVKDGNKEHFYIRNGPSSDELPVSQALNYIKRRKR; this is translated from the coding sequence ATGCTGAGCAGACGATTCACACGAGACCTCATTCTGGTGCTCATCATATTATCCGTTGCCATTGCGGCCCCCGTGGCCTACTTCGCCACGCAGGCTCGCCGCGATATATCGGAGCAGTTTATTTTCGATGCCTCCAACCGCGCCGTCGAACGCTTCCGGGGTATGGCTCAGTCCATGGAGGCCACACTCGGTCTGATGCGTGACTGGGGGATTTCCGGTCAGTTGCATTTGGAAAAAGACGATGATCTTGCCCGGTTCCTTTTTCCGGTCTTCACCCGCGAGAAGCAGTTGACCGGAATCTCTGTCGGCACTCAGTCCGGTGAAAGTTTCTCCGTCTGGCGCGATGGAAACCGGTTCCGCTCCCGGCATGTCCATATGAGCGGCGGAGAAAATAATGCGGAAGAAAAATACTGGACATCCCAGGCCGAAATACTGGAAGAGAGCACCGCAACCTCAACGTATGATCCTCGTCTCAGGCCTTGGTTTACCCCGGCGCTGACCTCCCGGAAAATTCAGTGGACGCAGCCCTATAAATTCCATTCAACACAGCGCGTGGGTATTACGGCCTCTACCTCATTCCTCCGTAAAGACGATGGCGAGCCGGTGGTCCTTGCGTTTGATATGCAGCTCGATAAACTGTTCGAGGATTTTTCCGGTCTGTCGCCCAGTGATCATTCCCGAATCATTATTTTTCGACACGACAACCAGCTCTACCGGCCGGGCGGCGATTCGCTGGAACCGGGGTTCATGCCCATGGTTGATGTCGAAGATTCGCTTATTCGCAAAGTGCACGCCAATTGGACCGGCGAAGAAGATCTGGCCGGCCGTGTAGTTTCTGTGCTTCATGACGGCGCGGTATGGTGGTGCGGGTTTCAGCCCCTGGAAAAAGAAAGCCGTAACACCTGGATCTGCGTCATGATCCCCGAAAAGGACATCACCGGCCATGCCGGCCGCCGTATGTACCGCGTTATCGGAGTGGGCATCCTTTCCCTGATCATCGCTTCCGGGCTCGCCGTCTGGCTGGTTTATCGCGGCCATCGTTCTTTCGAAGGAGCAGCCCTGTTCGATCCCGAACATCCCGAATCCAGCCTGCGTCAGCTCATCGAGCAGGGGGAGAACCGTGCCGTCGAATTCAAATCGACCCTGCGCATGAATCTGCACTCCAAAAAACCGGGCAAGGAAATTGAGCTCGCCTGGATCAAAGGGGTTGCCGGTTTTCTCAATACCGACGGCGGAGTTCTGCTGCTCGGAGTCACCGACGACGGTGAAATTACCGGTCTCGAACGCGATGTGTTTGAAAACGAAGACAAATGCCGGCTCCATTTCAAAAATCTCATCAGTAAACATATCGGTGCAGACCGTTCCAAATATATCCGCTTTCTCCTTGTTCCAATCGATGGGAAAACCGTCGGGGTTGTCCGCTGCGCCCGGGCGGAAGAACCCGTATTTGTGAAGGACGGCAACAAAGAACACTTCTATATCCGCAACGGCCCGTCCTCCGACGAACTGCCCGTCAGCCAGGCCCTCAATTATATTAAACGCCGAAAACGATAA